The genomic window TACACTAAATACCTGTCATCTGTAGAAGGCAAAAACTTTGTGGTTACCAGTTTGGTGGCAGAAGTTGCGAACTCTTACTACGAATTATTGGCTTTGGATAATCAGTTGGACATGGTTCGAAAAAATATCGAATTACAAACTAACGCCCTTGCTGTGGTAAAAATCCAAAAAGAAGCGACTAGAGTTACCGAACTGGCTGTTCGTAAATTCGAAGCAGAAGTATTAAGCTCTAGAAGTTTGGAGTACGAAATACTACAAAGTATCACCGAAACCGAAAATAAAATCAATTTCTTATTAGGTAGATACCCACAACACATTGCTAGAGATAAAAATAGTTTCGAAACTGGCTTGGCAAATCATCTGAGCACAGGCATTCCTTCTCAGTTATTGGCCAATAGACCAGATGTTAAACAAGCCGAGCTAGATTTAATTACAGCAAAGCTGGATGTTAAAGTGGCAAAAGCACAGTTTTATCCATCGCTAGGTATTTCTGCAGGTGTAGGTTTTCAGGCCTTTAATCCTTCTTATTTGGTAAAAATGCCAGAGTCTATGTTATATTCTATTGTTGGAGACATAGCTGCACCTTTAATCAACAGAAATGCAATTAAAGCCACTTACTTTACCGCAAATGCAAAACAAATTCAGGCAGTTTATCAGTACGAGAGAAGCATTTTAAATGGATATATAGAAGTAGCCAATCAGTTAGCGAGTATCAATAACCTAAGCAAAAGCTACGAGTTAAAGGCTAAACAGGTACAGGCGCTAACACAATCTATCGAAATTTCTAACGATTTGTTTAAATCTACCAGAGCAGATTACTTGGAAGTGTTAATGACACAACGTGATGCTTTGGAAGCAAAATTAGAGTTAATAGAAACAAAGAAGCAGCAACTGAATGCCATGGTAAAAGTTTATCAGGCATTAGGTGGCGGATGGAATTAGTTAGTTTATAGGTTTTGGCTAATTAATGTTTACTAGTTGCAAAGTCCCAGTTAATCTGGGACTTTTTTTAATACTTTAGCTTACACCATTTAACAACTATTTATGTTAGTTAAGCTCATGCTTGTTACCTCTTTTGTTAAAATTTGTTAAGTATTTTAAAGCGCAACGGCGTTTAGCTAGTTTAGCCTTTATTATTTAATTGACGTTGTCGTATTATTACCTTATCTTTGTAAAATGTTTAAAATTAAACACCTTATTATTTCTTGCTTCGCCATTGCACTTTTAAGCTTCGGTGCGTGTAAAAGTCGTTTCGAAAAACTTCGTTTAAGTAATGATGTAGCTAAAAAATATCAAGAAGGAATTAGACTATACAATAAAAAAGATTACTCTAAAGCTTTGATCTTATTTGAAGGTTTGGTGCAGAAATATAGAGGTACTGCCGAAGCAGAAGATTTGAACTACTACTACGCATACACCTTATATCGCTTAAAAGATTACACTACGGCACGTTATAAGTTCAAAGAATTTGCCGACACTTACCCGGCCAGTAAAAATGCCGAAGAGTGTAGATACATGGGGGCTTATTGCTACTATTTAGATTCTCCAAAATCGTCTTTAGATCAGGAGAACACTTATAAAGCAATTGATGCTTTGCAGTTATTCATTAACCTTTACCCAAAAAGTGATAGAGCTACGCAAGCTGCTCAATACATCGCTAACTTGAGAGATAAGCTAGAAACAAAGGCTTTTGATAATGCTAAGCTTTATTATAATTTGGGAGGATATGATGTAACCAACTATAAATCGGCAGTAGTGGCATTAAAAAATGCACAAACAGAATTTCCAGATATTAAGTATGCTGAAGAAATGAACTTATTGATTGTTAAATCTCAGTTCATGTATGCAAAAAACAGTTATCCTCATAGACAGGAAGACCGTTTTAACGAGGCTATCGATACTATAACGAATTTATAGAGGCTTATCCAAATAGTAAATTTGCAAAAGAAGCTAAACAGCTAAAAGACGACAGCGAAGCTGGAATTGCAAATGCTAAAAAAATAATTGCTGAAGAGCAAGCAATGATTGCTAAATACAAAGCACTTGAAGAAAGTGACAAAGCAGGCAGCAAAAAGCAAAAAGATACGACTAACAACAATTCAGATAATAAAACACAAAAATAAAATGAGTACTACTCCAAAACCAGCTATTCCAAATACTACGGTTACTAGAAATGTTCATGATTTGGATAGATCTACTGATAACATTTATGAGTCTTTAGTAATTATTGCCAAGAGAGCTAATCAAATCTCTAACAATATGAAAGAAGAACTACATGGCAAGTTAGCAGAGTTTGCTTCGTCTAACGACAACTTAGAAGAGGTTTTTGAAAACAGGGAGCAAATTGAAATTAGCAAACACTATGAGCGTTTGCCTAAGCCAACTTTAATTGCTATGGATGAGTTTTTAAACGATAAAGTTTACAGCAGAAACCCTAGTAAAGAGCAACAATAATTGCTTTAACACTAAGCAATTTAACTTATAATTAGCCACAGGTACATTGATTTAATCTTTGCACCTGTGGCTTAAATGCTTTTTAAGCAATAAGCTTTTCTTTACAGCGAATCTATCATTAAATTATCCATAGCAATTCATAAAAATGATGATGTTCTTGGTTATATTTGTCTATAGATGCTAAATAACAAAAACATTATACTGGGGGTTTGCGGTAGTATTGCAGCCTATAAATCTGCTTTAGTGGTTAGGTTACTGGTAAAAGCTGGTGCAAATGTTAAAGTTATTCTTACTGCTGATGCAAGTAACTTTATCACACCACTTACCCTAGCTACACTTTCTAAAAATCCTGTTTACACCCAATATTTCGAAGCCGAAACTGGCGTTTGGAGCAACCACGTAGAGCTTGGTTTGTGGGCCGATTATATGATTATAGCCCCAGTTAGCGCTAACACATTAGGCAAAATGGCTAACGGACTTTGCGATAATTTATTGAGTGCCGTTTACCTATCTGCTAAATGTCCAGTATTTTTTGCTCCCGCTATGGATTTGGATATGTGGAAACACGAAAGCACCCAAAACAATATCGCTAAACTGCAAAATTTTGGCAACGTAATGATTGCTCCCGGTAGTGGCGAACTCGCAAGTGGCCTACACGGCGAAGGCAGAATGGCCGAACCAGAAGAAATTGTAGCTTTCCTAGAAACACAAATCCGTAGTGGACTTCCCTTTTTAGGTAAAAAAGTAATGGTTACTGCTGGCCCAACGTATGAAGCGATTGACCCAGTTCGTTTTATTGGCAACCACTCTTCGGGTAAAATGGGTTTTGCCATTGCCGAAGAAATGTACAAGCTAGGTGCCGAAGTTACATTGATTGCTGGTCCAACGGCTTTGAAAAGCGACACCAATATCAATCGTATTG from Pedobacter sp. SL55 includes these protein-coding regions:
- the coaBC gene encoding bifunctional phosphopantothenoylcysteine decarboxylase/phosphopantothenate--cysteine ligase CoaBC: MLNNKNIILGVCGSIAAYKSALVVRLLVKAGANVKVILTADASNFITPLTLATLSKNPVYTQYFEAETGVWSNHVELGLWADYMIIAPVSANTLGKMANGLCDNLLSAVYLSAKCPVFFAPAMDLDMWKHESTQNNIAKLQNFGNVMIAPGSGELASGLHGEGRMAEPEEIVAFLETQIRSGLPFLGKKVMVTAGPTYEAIDPVRFIGNHSSGKMGFAIAEEMYKLGAEVTLIAGPTALKSDTNINRIDVVSAQQMLDACLTHFNNNDITVMSAAVADYTPVVVADQKIKKKEDHFNIELKKTTDILATLGAQKTDEQILVGFALETADEENYAKEKLKKKNLDLIVLNSLNDKGAGFKTETNKITIFNKDLAKTAFEMKSKTEVAKDICTEILKLMKVS
- a CDS encoding DNA-directed RNA polymerase subunit omega, which codes for MSTTPKPAIPNTTVTRNVHDLDRSTDNIYESLVIIAKRANQISNNMKEELHGKLAEFASSNDNLEEVFENREQIEISKHYERLPKPTLIAMDEFLNDKVYSRNPSKEQQ
- a CDS encoding outer membrane protein assembly factor BamD codes for the protein MFKIKHLIISCFAIALLSFGACKSRFEKLRLSNDVAKKYQEGIRLYNKKDYSKALILFEGLVQKYRGTAEAEDLNYYYAYTLYRLKDYTTARYKFKEFADTYPASKNAEECRYMGAYCYYLDSPKSSLDQENTYKAIDALQLFINLYPKSDRATQAAQYIANLRDKLETKAFDNAKLYYNLGGYDVTNYKSAVVALKNAQTEFPDIKYAEEMNLLIVKSQFMYAKNSYPHRQEDRFNEAIDTITNL
- a CDS encoding TolC family protein — protein: MFNKNHHKIWGLALLSLAYASCKIPALVQKTENKSTPDTYANGNGDTTNVANIKWKDYFKDQYLTNLIDTALYNNQELNITLQEIEIARNEVRARKGELLPSVGLKAGAGLEKVGRYTSQGAGDASTEIKPGKEMPEPLPDYMVGLYANWEVDVWHKLRNSKKSAYTKYLSSVEGKNFVVTSLVAEVANSYYELLALDNQLDMVRKNIELQTNALAVVKIQKEATRVTELAVRKFEAEVLSSRSLEYEILQSITETENKINFLLGRYPQHIARDKNSFETGLANHLSTGIPSQLLANRPDVKQAELDLITAKLDVKVAKAQFYPSLGISAGVGFQAFNPSYLVKMPESMLYSIVGDIAAPLINRNAIKATYFTANAKQIQAVYQYERSILNGYIEVANQLASINNLSKSYELKAKQVQALTQSIEISNDLFKSTRADYLEVLMTQRDALEAKLELIETKKQQLNAMVKVYQALGGGWN